The DNA region GAATGATACCTTGTGTATCAACCACTTCTATTTCCGTGATCAAAACATTGTTGACTGATGATAGCACGTTATGAATATTGGCATTACTACTAGCTGTTTCTGAACCGGTTAATTGTTGCGTTAACTGATCTGATACATATGCCGGTAAAGTAATCTGTTGTCTAAAATTGGACAAATTAGACCGTTCCAACTGTTTGATGAAAAAAGCGCCGATTAATTCCAAAGTCACTAAAAGTGTCAATGTAAAAACGAGTGCTATTTTAAAGTGAATTGATGCAACAAATTTTATCCCTTTTTTCACGTGGCTACCCCAATATATACAAAAAGCCCCCGGACTATCGAACCCCGTCGGCTTTCACTACTTCACTATTCTTCTGATGCCTTCAAATAATAACCCACCCCACGGCGCGTCATTAGAATTTGTGGATGACTTGGCGTTTCTTCAATTTTTTCGCGAATCCGTCGGACTGTCACGTCGACCGTACGCACGTCACCAAAATAATCAAAGCCCCAAACTGTTTGTAACAAATCATCACGTGTCATCACCTGCCCAATGTGTTTAGCAAGATGTGACAACAATTCGAATTCACGATGCGTTAGTTCGATATCTTTACCGTCTTTTGTCACCATATATGCGTCAGGATGAATCGTCAAAACACCAATTTTAATGTCATCCGTTTCATCAGCGGCATCACTATTGGCTGCCCCGGCACCTTGTCGTCGAAGATTTGCTTTAATCCGTGCGAGAAGTTCACGATTTGAAAAAGGCTTAGTGACATAGTCATCCGCCCCCATTTCAAGTCCAAGCACTTTATCAATTTCAGAATCTTTTGCAGTTACCATAATTACCGGAATCTGTGATGTCGACCGAATTTGGCGCAAAACCTCTGTTCCATCCAATTCGGGCAACATCTGATCTAATAGAACTAAATCTGGCTTTTCAGCTTCAAATTGATCGAGGGCTTCACGACCATCCATCGCGATGACCACGTCATATCCTTCTTTAGTTAAATTAAATTTAATAATATCGGAAATCGGCTTTTCATCGTCCACGACTAAGATTTTGCTCATCTTTATATTCCTCCAACGGAAAACTTTATATGACGTCATTATATCATATTACGTCATTTTCATGTATTTCATGTCATCAATCCCAGGCGTTTGTGACACAACGAAGCGTATTGTTGAATTTTTGTCACGCCGCACCAAATTGAAATTACTCGTCTAATCCTAACTAATTAATTTGTCACATTTTTTGCTTCATTCACGTTACTATTTAATGTCACAGTCAATGTGGCATTAATTCCCGGTGGCCACCAACATCATTTATCTCAAAGGAGTATGTATTATGTCTGAAGTTAAAAAGGTAATGAAAGTTCGTTTTACTGGTGCAATTTCGAATCAGCCAAAGAACATTAACCGTATTTTTTATGCAGTACCAGTAACTGATTCGAATCAATTCCGTCAGTTTGGCCAGTTACTAACGCGAATTGGTCAAGAATCAAGTATTGCTCGAATCACGCTCTTAACCCACGAAACGCTAACCAACTAATCTCATATACCCAAATGACCACTATCAAGCATTTAAAGGAGTAACCCATGGAACAAACACCGTATAAATTAGAATTAATCTTTACTAAAGCGACAGGTAATCAATTTACTATCATGTTTAATCACGTCAAACCAGATTTAACTGCCGAAATCGTCTTAAACACCATGAACGAACTCGTTGCATGCGAATGGCTCACTGATGGTCTGGGTGAATCACGCTTTCCAAAAGGTGTCAAACCAAAAGCCGCAATTTACACAAGACAAGAACGCCGAACCGTCTGGTCAGCCGCACCCAACCAGAATAATTAATCTATTTCAAATTTAAATCACGCCCAATCTTTGCAGTTTAAGATTGGGTGTTTTACCATTCATTTATGCTAACACAAATCAACTTACCTTAACTTTAACCTCGAGAGGAACCACTATCGATGACAAATAATCGTATGCTCGAATTTGAACAACTTATTTATGGCGTTTTACGCTTTACCCACATTTGGTCGAGCGCCCCACACCGAGAGGACTTAATCCAAATCTGTTATGAACGTATTTGGTGTCAATTACTTCTCAACCCCGACTTGTCCGCCAACAACAATCGTTATCTTTTTCAGATTTTATGCAATGCCATCCATGACTACAATCGTAAACTAAAAGTGCGCAGTGAAAACGAAAACAATCAACCAATCCTTGAAAATCAATTCACCGACGATCCTAGTATGCTATGTCATCTACATCTGACATTACTCGATATTAAGCAAACAACTAGCCATCCCATATTACAAGCCTTAATTGACGACTTAATTGCTTTCCCTGATGCACGCATCAACGAACGTTCGCGACGTTTAAATCGTTCCCGGCAAACAATTCACCGTCAACGCCTTCTTTTGCAACAGCTTATCTCTATAGCAGAACGTGATAGCGAGCATTAAAAATAGCCCGCATAGCTAAAATATTAATCATGGCACCATACAATCAATACGATACAATATCCCCAGAATAATATGGCACAATACCACCGACATTCATGTAAAACCCAAAGAAAAGATTAATTAAGAAAAAGAGAGTAATCAAGCCCAGCAACAATGTCCGCCAAACTTTCGACTCTAAAGTAGCTATTAAAACTGGTAGAATGATAACCAATAATGCGTCTGCATATTGCATCATCCGAGTCAGCGCTGGGGCATTAAACTTCAAAGCATATGCAAACAGTAGACCAAGTCCCATTTGATATAGAACGCGCGATGTTCGGTTTGGAAATGTCACCTGTCGATTTAAATACAATAATGGCCACAGAATGCCACCTTTACCAAATGCAATTAAATAGCGTGCCGCGCTCTCACGGTCGGCAGCAAAGAATTCACTTGGATCGTATAATTTAAAAATGTAATTAACACCTGGAATTCGTTCAAGCATACTCATTGAAATGGGTGGTAGACAGACTAATATCAATAAAGCTACCCATAACAGCATCTGACGCTGACGAAAGGACGTTTTGATCGTAGCCAGAAATAAAAACGGGATAAAAATAATTGAACTCCGATGAAAATTAAATGCTAGATATGCTGTTATGGCGAACATGGTGTACTGCCATAGTCGACTTAATAGCATTTTTGCTAGAATATACACACTGATTACGACCACTGACATCGCAAGATACTGACGCATGATATTGAAACTATACAGATACAAATACATTGCAATAAACAGATAAAGCGAGAATAATTTATATGGCGATAATTGACGAATCACCCAAAGGATAGGTGCAATTGTCAATGCACTTACCACAACCTTGAATCCATCAAAATTCAGCCCAAGTTGGGCGACCGTATTTTGCAGCCAAACAAACCCTGGTTCCATATACATACTGCGATTTTCAAAAACACCTTGATACGTCCCCGTGTCTGTGCCAACCTCCCCACCCCGAAGTCCAGCAAATAAAATCAGACATAATCCGCAAAAACACAAATATACTGTATAACGTCGCTCATAAGCCACCGTTTGGTCAATCTGGCCGTTGCGCGCATCAAATGAAAAATACATTAGCCAATTAACGAAGCCAACGCTAATCAAAATTAAAAATAATACATAATACGGTACCATAAGATTCTCATTTTCAATAAATTATTTAGCCTCATCTACCATCAAAGGATGACTTAGGCGACACCATTTCGATCGACACCCCTTAACCGGCTCACTCATCACCTAATTCAGTCCATGCCACGACGTGTTTTTAGTAAATCAGCTGCATTTAGTTGGAACATCGCCGCTAAATCTGGATTCTGTCGTTGTAATTTGCGATAGGCACATTGCATACTAAAAGGTCGCAATGACATATCGTGGGCATCTGAGGCCATATAATGGACAAGGTGCCGTTTCAGTAACTTTTTTGTCACGCGACGCGTTCGAAACCCAAAATAACCCAGATAACTGCCAGCAGTAATCTGACTTTGTGCACCTTGCGCTATTAATTCTGCTAACTTATCTGGCTCACGACTAAAGATTTGGTGCCGTTCAGGATGAACAATAATCGGTGTCACTCCTCTTTGCAACAGCTGAAAAATCGTCTCTTTCGTGAATAACGGAATACTATCATTTGGTAATTCGAGCAACAAATAGCGTCCACCATTAGCGACCGTTAATATATGCTTAGCATCATATTCAGCAATTAGTTGACCCACCAAGCGTACTTCTTGAGCAGGGCATATCTGTAACGGAATACCTGCTTCTAACAACGCCTCTTGCAAATTTTTAGTAGCTGCTAAAACCGCTTCAATATCATGTTTATAACGGCCGTTCAATTGATGTGGCGCGGCAATCAGTGTTGTTATACCATCATCAACTGCCTTTCGCCCCATTGACAGCGCACGAACTAAATCATAATAGCCCCTCACACAGCCATTACCTAGCACGTCTTTTCGTTTTTGTATTCGCTGCATACGCTTCTTCCTTGTAATAACCTTCATTACGGCGATGTGCCTGCATAGACCGCGTCACCACACCTAATAGATTCGCCTGAGAAATTTTCAAACTCGCAACCGCGCGTTGCATATTACTCCGCCAAGTTTTACCTAGTGTCACAATCAGCACGACACCATCAACATGTGGCAAAATGACTTGCGCATCAGTGACAACCGTAAAAGGTGGGACATCAATAATAATCAAATCATATTTTTGTCGAAGATCATTTAGAATAGCAGCCAGCTGTGGTGATTCTAGTAGATCAGCAGGATTGGGTGGGACAGGCCCTGCTGTTAAAACATCAAGTCCCGCCACAATTGTTGGTTGAATGACCTGTTCAGCAGACAACTGATCTGCTAGGACACCTGTCAGTCCTTGTCCATTTGGTACTTGAAAGGTTTTATCGACCGTTGAACGCCGCAAATCAGCATCAATCAATAAAACACGTTTCCCGAGATCAGCCCATGTAATTGCCAAATTCGCACTCACCGTTGACTTGCCGTCTGACATTTCTGCTGAGCCAATCATTAAAACTTGAAACTTTGCTAAAGGCGCCGCTGTGTATTCAATATTGGTCC from Weissella diestrammenae includes:
- a CDS encoding tyrosine-protein phosphatase: MQRIQKRKDVLGNGCVRGYYDLVRALSMGRKAVDDGITTLIAAPHQLNGRYKHDIEAVLAATKNLQEALLEAGIPLQICPAQEVRLVGQLIAEYDAKHILTVANGGRYLLLELPNDSIPLFTKETIFQLLQRGVTPIIVHPERHQIFSREPDKLAELIAQGAQSQITAGSYLGYFGFRTRRVTKKLLKRHLVHYMASDAHDMSLRPFSMQCAYRKLQRQNPDLAAMFQLNAADLLKTRRGMD
- a CDS encoding EpsG family protein — translated: MVPYYVLFLILISVGFVNWLMYFSFDARNGQIDQTVAYERRYTVYLCFCGLCLILFAGLRGGEVGTDTGTYQGVFENRSMYMEPGFVWLQNTVAQLGLNFDGFKVVVSALTIAPILWVIRQLSPYKLFSLYLFIAMYLYLYSFNIMRQYLAMSVVVISVYILAKMLLSRLWQYTMFAITAYLAFNFHRSSIIFIPFLFLATIKTSFRQRQMLLWVALLILVCLPPISMSMLERIPGVNYIFKLYDPSEFFAADRESAARYLIAFGKGGILWPLLYLNRQVTFPNRTSRVLYQMGLGLLFAYALKFNAPALTRMMQYADALLVIILPVLIATLESKVWRTLLLGLITLFFLINLFFGFYMNVGGIVPYYSGDIVSY
- a CDS encoding DUF2922 domain-containing protein; translated protein: MEQTPYKLELIFTKATGNQFTIMFNHVKPDLTAEIVLNTMNELVACEWLTDGLGESRFPKGVKPKAAIYTRQERRTVWSAAPNQNN
- the yycF gene encoding response regulator YycF; amino-acid sequence: MSKILVVDDEKPISDIIKFNLTKEGYDVVIAMDGREALDQFEAEKPDLVLLDQMLPELDGTEVLRQIRSTSQIPVIMVTAKDSEIDKVLGLEMGADDYVTKPFSNRELLARIKANLRRQGAGAANSDAADETDDIKIGVLTIHPDAYMVTKDGKDIELTHREFELLSHLAKHIGQVMTRDDLLQTVWGFDYFGDVRTVDVTVRRIREKIEETPSHPQILMTRRGVGYYLKASEE
- a CDS encoding CpsD/CapB family tyrosine-protein kinase, which translates into the protein MIAEQYRLIRTNIEYTAAPLAKFQVLMIGSAEMSDGKSTVSANLAITWADLGKRVLLIDADLRRSTVDKTFQVPNGQGLTGVLADQLSAEQVIQPTIVAGLDVLTAGPVPPNPADLLESPQLAAILNDLRQKYDLIIIDVPPFTVVTDAQVILPHVDGVVLIVTLGKTWRSNMQRAVASLKISQANLLGVVTRSMQAHRRNEGYYKEEAYAANTKTKRRAR